The sequence below is a genomic window from Salvelinus fontinalis isolate EN_2023a chromosome 19, ASM2944872v1, whole genome shotgun sequence.
aaaattatatatcttttgctgtttttttgcgatcgctaacttttgctgctgataaatgggttgtgtttttggctattgtggtaagctaatataatgctatattgtgttttcgctataaaacacttaaaaaatctgaaacattggctggattcacaagatgtttatctttcatttgctgtacaccatgtatttttcataaatgttttatgatgagtatttaggtatgtcacgttggtctctgtaattgttctagctgcttcggtgctatttgtgattgtagctgcaatggaaaactatgatttatacctcaaatatgcacatttttcgaacaaaacatagatttattgtataacatgttataagactgtcatctgatgaagttttttcttggttagtgactaattctatctctatttgggggttttgtgcaagctacctgtgctgtgaaagaaatgtctgtgctttcttgtatttggtggtgagctaacataaatatacgtggtgttttcgctgtaaaacatttaaaaaatcggacatgttggctggattcacaagatgtttatctttcatttgctgtattggacttgttaatgtgtgaaagttaaatataaaaaaaaaaaatgaatttcgcgcgctgcacTTGAAGTGGAATGTggtagcggaaccccggggctagacaggttaaaccgaagcaaacgaaacaaaacgggaataaacatacctgaatttgtccaatagaaactctagtTTGCAACTCAAATATTTAtcttgacctgtgtgcacctatgtTGTAAACATTAATTCATAGGCTAGATTGTAGCAACCTCGTGATGAGTACAGGGGAAAAAattgtatcatgtagtagcctaaaactATCGCTGCTACATTGAActtggtgaatggaatatgaaggaAAGTCATctgatatgctgtaatagaaataaggccatgctcatgaaaagaaaattgtcctccctcattttaaacggcactgaccgccactgctgCCCTTTATGAGAGTGGCAACTGGCATTGAAGGAGGTAGGGTTATGGTGGATTTGTAACCAAGTGGGAATTTACCACATAAAACAAGGAAAATCCACTTGAACGGCCCTCAAACTGGTAATTACTAATGGGAAAATTGTATATCATTCTGAGAACCCACTTCTCACATATGGTGACCTCGGACTTCACCTTTTAAGGAAATGGCCTCTAAAACAGCATTTTCGGCAgtaaaatgcaacaacaaaacactatttataaaaagcaatctattaatacaatgtttacaaacatgatAGCTGTACTTTGATGTTTATAATTGGCAGCCTGTTGGCCATTAGCAAATCAGCATTTTTCAACTGGTTCAAATCACTTAAACGCATCCAACTGGTATTTAAGACTTCACAACTGTTAAATTCCCACCTCCCGCAAGGTTACGAAAGCACCATCAGAGTGGAAACTTGAGCGGCCCAACATAACATTCCGGTCACAACAGACAATGCAAAGAACATCGTGAATGCTGAACCTTGTGAATGGCATTTCATTTGCCCGCTGTACCTGAACCGAACCGTGACCCCAAAATTGCAATAGGTACGGAACTGTGGGTTTGGTGAACCATTACACCcctaacaaacacacacgcacacactgaagTCAGCTCAGACAGCTCCATCAGCAGCAGATTTAAATTTAGAATGGGAAATAAATGTGTTTATGCAACAATTGTTAGTGCATCCCATTGAACCGAATCGCATCGATTTGCTCTCTAATCAAACCGAATCGCACCAAATCGTTTCAAGCTAGAACGTATCGTTCCTGTATcgtatcggagcccatgtatctagataagTATTGAATCATCttgaaagggaaagatgaacatcCCTATAAGCTGCTTCATCTACAACATCCagggaaagatgcacatccctaTAAGCTGCTTCATCTACAACATCCagggaaagatgcacatccctaTAAGCTGCTTCATTTACAACATCCagggaaagatgcacatccctaTAAGCTGCTTCATCTACAACATCCagggaaagatgcacatccctaTAAGCTGCTTCATCTACAACATCCagggaaagatgcacatccctaTAAGCTGCTTCATCTACAACATCCAGGGAATGCATGATTGATATTTTGATGTCGAAATAGGATCCAGGATTATCAGATTTATTTTTGGACATCTTTGTGCATATAGGCTATATTATTCACCACCTGAGGAAGTGGGAACTCAAAACACTAGATTGCCAACTTTAAATATGACAATGTTGCAAGATAACCATGTAGGCTAATTGATTCATCTATCAGTAAATGTAATGTCCTAAAAAAACATTCCATCACTAGGCCTATACAGGCTACATGATGTAGGCCTATTCACCACAAATGGCTCACTCCGCTCCGCGGGATGTATCAACACCATATACTATGTAGCAcaggtggtaatggctggagccaAATAAatcgatgccattccatttgcttctTTCCGGCCATCATTATgagcctcagcagcctcctgtgctatTTAGCCCACTCCAGTTGTAAAGCAGTGCTATGAGCTCAATATTGAGAGGTGATAAATAAATGATATAATATACTCACAGCAAGCCGTGACTACACTCTCTGTAACTAGAACAACAGAAGTTGCTTTGAAAACGGTATTTTTCCCGCAATTGCATTTTGAGCAACGGTCATATGGTTATGCCTTTTAGaatgctcctctctctcctccgtgcaCGAGGGAGTGGCTCGCTCACACAGCAGCCTATCGCAGAACAGGGACACTTCTGATCAAATGCACATTACTGTTTGAATAAATCATGCTAATTGAAAAAAGTATCAAATTGCAAACCGAACTGTCGTGACTAAGCTACATTTGTTTCACTGGCACAATAGCGACCAAGAAAAAAAAGAGTTTCACACTGCCAAGTCAAAGGGTTGCAAAtgcgagagagtgtgtgtgtgtgtgtgtgtgtgtgtgtgtgtgtgtgtgtgtgtgtgtgtgtgtgtgtgtgtgtgtgtgtgtgtgtgtgtgtgtgtgtgtgtgtgtgtgtgtgtgtgtgtgtgtgcatgctaacATATGTGTTTCTGAGGGACTGAGAGTGCTTAAGGAGTGAGCAGGGGTAATGGTCCGTGAGTGAGGATAGTAGCTATAAGTACAGGCCTGAGGTCAGCAGCACTACACTGCTGCGTATATGAACACATTGTGGTTACagtggccctacacactcactcaGCCATGGAAATCATTATAGAGACTACTCTCTTGGTTGCAACAGAGGAATATGCAGCCCTTAAACTATATTACATTACAGGGTACAGATGGACTGGTTCCAATGTCCTTAGATAATCTCCTTTGCCCTCTGATCTCCTTCCCTATGTGACCTCTGATCTGATAGAATAGATTACCCTAATATGGTAGAGCCCCTGCTCTTAGCCTAGGTAGCATTTCCAACACGGGTTTGTTGCGGTCGGTGGGTGTCACTGACCTCTCGCGGTCCTGCTCCAGTAGACAGGTGAGGTCATCGCTGCGCTGCAGGAAGGCACGGTGCTGCTGGTCCTGCTCCTCCAGCCTGCAGAGGGCACCACTGTGGGAGCACTCCACCTGCAGCAGCTGATCCAGCATCCGCCTGTAGCTCTGCTTTCCAGTCTCCACCAGCCGGTCCAGctaacacagaaagagagagaaggacatgAAGACAGGGCTGAAGACACCGTGGCTCTCATTGCGTTATTTGAAACGGGCTAAGGGTCAATGGTTTATCATTAGCTTTCTACTTCAAAACCCATGCCTTAAAGCCTATACATGCCTGTGTGTGACTGGTGGTTTTAACAGTGGCTGTGTTTTCAATCTTAGTGTTAATCTCCTGTTACCTCAGCCATGGATTTCTCGTAGACATCCTGCTGTGGGGCCTCCTGGGCCTCAGAAGCCTGGGCCTGGAGTGAGTCTCTCTGCAGGGCCCGGAGCACTTGCACTGGGGTGAGAAAGCCATACTGGGCTTCCAACAGAGCCAAATCCATCTTCTCTGCTTTCAGGACCGTGATCACCTCGTCTCTGGCCTGGTGGGATGGACAGATAGAATAAAAAAGGAGGGATGCAGAATGATAGAGATGAAAAAGAGATTGCACTCCCAAGTCTTTCTTATGCAGCTgcggtgtaggctgtgtgtgtgtgtcacgttctGCGAGGCATGCCTAGGAGTGTTTTACTCCTGGTTTTAGTTCGTCACAATAGGCTCTTTTATTAGAGTCTGATTCATTCTGTTTCCTCTACAGCTCATCTACAGCTGGTCTCAACTCAGTTCGGAGCAATTCTCCCATTGACGATGTCAATGTGCGATATAATACTCGCATTTATGCATATAAGGATTTGGCCCTAGTGTGGTTTGGCCAAGTCTGAGCTATGGGTTACTAGCCCGCATACTACCATCCTGATCTTGTTAGCTTATAGGGCACAGCGGTCATGATTGTGGATGAAACATCTACTGTAAACCTAGATCCAGAAATACTAGAACAcaactgttctgtcctgtcctcacCTGCAGCTCTCCCTCCATTATACTGAGAAGGAACACAAGGTCATCCCTGGACaggtctttccccctctctcccccctttcctccccccatGCTGTCCCTCAGGACGGTGCCCTTGAGGGGGTCGAGGTGGGCCACGGAGTTCTGTGAACCATTGCTGTTCCAGGCAGCCATGTTGGGGCTGTTGCTACGGGAACGTATCTGTGGATCCACCTGGGAagaagagcgagggagagatttATGGACATGGAGAGGTAATACAACAGTGGCGAAGGAGAATAGGGAGGCAGTAAAGGGAGGTTAGTGCAGTGACAATAGATGGTGATATAATTTGAAGCTGAGCACTCAAGTAAGCCTATTTCTTGTTTGAATCAATGAACGAGTGCTTTGTGTGTATCAGTTACATGTTTGATGACTCTATTACAACTAATGTAAATTGTTAGGCACCTTGTCATAACCAGCCGCCCAGGGCAAAAAGAAAAATAGCTTTAGCATGTTTGCTTATGTTGCTTATGTCACCCTTATGTCATCTCATAGTTTTTCTGTTAGCACATAATTGACTGGGAGGTCTGGCCTACGGCTTGGCAGGCATAAGGAGCGTGCCAGAGACCAAGAGCTTAATTACTGACCATATGAGGAGatgaaccgtgtgtgtgtgtgtatgtgttctcaACGCTGACTCCCAACAGGTTACAGCAACAGCAAACAATGCTGGTCCAACCGCAGATTATATTAAGCCAGATATCCAGGCCTTATAGTATCTCTGCAGATCCCAAGCTATAAGAGAATCATTTTAATACCCAGCCAAAGCGTTAGCTATATTCAGGATATTAAAGACTTACACACACAGCTGTGTGTCCCAAACCTAGCCAGTAGGTGGGCGCATACACAGAAAGCACACGTATGCATTATGCACACATGATAGGCCTGctaacacacatgcatgtacacaaAAACAAATTACACTAGAAACAGGACAAGTGTTTTCAGAGTTCTACAACAGTGAGAGATGAGTCAGATGTTCCAACACAAGAATGGGGGAGTGAGGATTTAGGCAACAGCTGGATGTTGTCATCAAAACAGCCCGTCTTTCTTAACAAGAGAAACAAACAGAATGGCTTATAGGAAAGGTGGATTATAGGTTATAGGAAAGGTgattgtgcatgcgtgtgtgtgtgtgtgtgcgtgtgtgcatgcgtgtgtgcgtgtgtgtgtgcgtgtgtgtgcgcatgtgtgtgtacgtgtgtgtgtgcgcgcgcgtgtgcgaGAGCGTGTGTGcgagtgtacgtgtgtgtgtgtgtgcgcatgtgtgtgtgcgtgtgtgtgtgcgcacgcgtgtgcgagagcatgtgtgtgtgtgtgtgtgtgtgtgtgtgtgtgtgtgtgtgtgtgtgtgtgtgtgtgtgtgtgtgtgtgtgtgtgtgtgtgtgtgtgtgtgtgtgtgtgtgtgtgtgtgtgtgtgtgtgtgtgtgtgcaagagcTGTCTGCCTATCTGAGTTGTGATCCTCTCCGTATCAATTACTAAGACAGATGGAGCTCTCTGGACAGAAAAATCTAAATGGAATCTTTGGAACGTCCCAACTCTGACATCACCCATTGAAATGtaaaaggtttagggttagataagggttatggttaaggttaggtacgggttaaggttagggttaggtaagggttatggttaaggttagggttatgcttaaagttagggttagggttatggtttagggtagggacgtcccaaggatctcgGATAGCAGAAGCCCAATCTGTACTCCCTTTCCTTTTTGGCATTCATCCCTCCACTCGTTTACTGGGATGGAAGGAATGATAAAGTAACACAGAGGCCTTTTATGAGGTCCCATTCTTACAGCAAGTACTTCCAACCTACGACTCACAGCCACACAGGTATGGTCTTGGAGGACACACACAGCTGAGGTCTACATACGCAcgcacatacgcacgcacgcacacatgcacgcacgcacgcacgcacgcacgcacacacacacacacatgcctacGTTGTAAGCAGACATATTTTGAGGTTTTGAGCTGAACACTTTTACAGGGTTTTATTATGGCTTTATTTTGGCTGATATTTTCTACTGACTTGATTTTTGTTTCCTTTGGACTAGATCATGCTCTCTTGCCCCGTCCATCCTGCTAGCCCACTACGTGCACTTCTCTGTTCCCTATGCCTAATGATGTCTGCATGCACACACAGCACTTAAGCTAGGCCTAAGTGCTCATCTGGACACACTCACATATATGCACTCATGCTTACACACGTATGGACAGAGGCTTAATCTCTTAGACAAATGCAGACTAATTTGCgcatacacaacacacacctaATTGTAAGTGCCCAGTTGAGGGCTTTCCCCTTGCAGACAGACTAGCAACACCACGTGCCCATTGGCTCCTTGGTTAATTTTCTtaaaaatggagagctacccacGTCTCGCCTGTCTGCCCCGTCTACACGGAAGGTCACCGGCTGCACCGGGATAAAAAATAATGAACACTTTGGAATGAAAACATGTTCACAAGTGTGTACACACACCCTTTCACCACCCACCCATTAAATAACTCCTATATTTTACATGgtgatacactcacacacactttcaccGCTCGCTTG
It includes:
- the LOC129816201 gene encoding filamin A-interacting protein 1-like, with translation MSAYNVDPQIRSRSNSPNMAAWNSNGSQNSVAHLDPLKGTVLRDSMGGGKGGERGKDLSRDDLVFLLSIMEGELQARDEVITVLKAEKMDLALLEAQYGFLTPVQVLRALQRDSLQAQASEAQEAPQQDVYEKSMAELDRLVETGKQSYRRMLDQLLQVECSHSGALCRLEEQDQQHRAFLQRSDDLTCLLEQDRERSPCSLWRSAQATGRQPKGRSQGSGADHSPPLRRRNLTNRLRCESLMSLLRPLRLPRSRHGNLFTS